A region from the Aegilops tauschii subsp. strangulata cultivar AL8/78 chromosome 5, Aet v6.0, whole genome shotgun sequence genome encodes:
- the LOC109779481 gene encoding uncharacterized protein: MEFALVDGEKFSPSCSTLVMPALSIGNVGQLAVDLLIPSAKARRVAYLDEPSVLPCIGNDAFGPDAVGDLALALEEYESPSHGLAFIQQRSPVITGMMVSFAKNVANFISSIGKDHVVILSSLDSGKRRVIDASSDMLYYLSSCNEDGSDPECEKLGWKKLEEYDPSQRLWKCLASLIEGGVLSEDMADDPEEMTASDYYATLPFAALFFACKAKGLKVSCVLCYCSEGDNMPESFHLAEAVCKLRGQDPEQFHGNGSNGWTIPLSWKSIYGPPPDMSIF; this comes from the exons ATGGAATTCGCCCTCGTCGACGGCGAGAAGTTCTCGCCCTCCTGCTCCACGCTTGTCATG CCCGCGCTTTCGATCGGCAACGTGGGGCAGCTCGCCGTGGACCTGCTGATACCTTCGGCGAAGGCGAGGCGCGTGGCGTACCTCGACGAGCCCTCCGTGCTGCCCTGCATCGGCAACGACGCCTTCGGACCGGACGCCGTCGGCGACCTCGCGCTCGCGCTCGAAG AATACGAATCACCGTCTCACGGGCTGGCTTTCATTCAACAAAGATCTCCAGTTATTACG GGGATGATGGTTTCGTTTGCCAAAAATGTTGCTAATTTCATCAGTAGCATTGGGAAGGACCATGTTGTTATTCTTTCAAGTTTAGATTCTGGCAAGAGAAGAGTAATTGATGCATCCAG TGATATGCTGTATTACCTTTCAAGCTGCAATGAGGATGGTTCTGATCCAGAATGTGAGAAACTAGGGTGGAAGAAacttgaggaatatgatccatcTCAACGACTGTGGAAATGTCTTGCTAGTCTAATTGAGGGTGGTGTTCTTTCAGAAGATATGGCTGATGATCCTGAAGAGATGACCGCAAGTGATTACTACGCGACCTTGCCATTTGCAGCTCTATTCTTTGCCTGCAAG GCCAAAGGTTTGAAAGTTAGCTGTGTATTATGTTACTGTTCAGAAGGGGACAATATGCCAGAATCTTTCCACTTAGCAGAAGCAGTATGCAAACTGCGAGGTCAAGACCCTGAACAATTCCACG GAAATGGGTCAAATGGATGGACTATTCCCTTGTCATGGAAATCAATTTATGGACCACCTCCTGATATGTCTATTTTCTAG